A DNA window from Flavobacteriales bacterium contains the following coding sequences:
- the radC gene encoding DNA repair protein RadC, translating to MQDHAPITTWAEDDRPREKLLLKGRAALSDAELIAILIGSGTKELSAVDLSKQILAGSGHSLNDLGRLNVEELMRYKGIGEAKAITIIAALELGRRRRAEHSEERPQIRSSKDAYELIAPEIDDLHHEEFLMLILNRNNKVTHREKISAGGVAGTVVDPKIIFKTALDKRASAIILAHNHPSGNLSPSKQDIALTEQVRSAGKLLDISVLDHLIISTQGFYSFADEGLM from the coding sequence ATGCAGGATCATGCCCCTATCACCACTTGGGCCGAGGATGACCGCCCGAGGGAAAAGCTCCTTCTCAAAGGAAGAGCCGCACTGAGCGATGCCGAATTGATTGCCATACTCATAGGCTCAGGCACCAAGGAGCTGAGCGCAGTCGACCTTTCCAAACAGATACTGGCGGGGAGTGGCCATAGCCTCAATGACCTAGGTAGACTCAATGTCGAAGAACTCATGCGCTACAAAGGCATAGGGGAAGCCAAGGCCATCACCATCATCGCGGCTCTCGAGCTGGGAAGAAGGAGGCGGGCAGAACACTCCGAAGAACGGCCTCAGATACGCTCCAGCAAGGACGCCTATGAACTCATCGCACCTGAGATAGACGATCTTCATCACGAGGAATTCCTGATGCTCATTCTCAATCGAAACAACAAGGTCACCCATCGGGAGAAGATAAGCGCTGGAGGTGTGGCCGGCACCGTGGTCGACCCCAAGATCATCTTCAAGACCGCTCTGGACAAAAGAGCCTCGGCCATTATTCTGGCACATAACCACCCTTCGGGTAATCTCAGTCCGAGCAAGCAGGACATCGCTCTGACCGAGCAGGTCAGGTCGGCTGGAAAACTGCTGGATATAAGCGTACTCGACCACCTGATCATCAGCACCCAGGGCTTCTACAGCTTTGCCGATGAAGGCCTCATGTAA
- a CDS encoding 30S ribosomal protein S20 — MANIKSAMKRIRSSEKRRVRNKYYHKTMRNAVRDLRELTDKKEGEKKFPEVASLIDGLVKRNIIHKNKAANLKSKLAKHVASLG, encoded by the coding sequence ATGGCGAATATCAAGTCAGCAATGAAACGTATCAGGTCCTCTGAGAAGAGACGTGTGCGTAACAAGTATTACCACAAGACCATGCGTAATGCTGTCAGAGACCTACGTGAACTGACCGACAAGAAAGAGGGTGAGAAGAAATTCCCGGAGGTCGCAAGCCTGATCGATGGATTGGTAAAACGCAATATCATCCATAAGAACAAGGCTGCCAATCTCAAATCCAAATTGGCCAAGCACGTAGCTTCATTGGGCTGA
- a CDS encoding proline--tRNA ligase — protein sequence MAKGLTSRAENYSDWYNELVVKADLAEHSDVRGCMVIKPHGYGIWEKMQRTLDDMFKATGHQNAYFPLFIPKSYLSKEADHVEGFAKECAVVTHYRLKNDPDGSGVIVDPEARLEEELIIRPTSETIIWNTYKGWIQSYRDLPLLINQWANVVRWEMRTRLFLRTAEFLWQEGHTAHATAEEAVQETRQMLDVYSDFAENYMAVPVIKGVKTESERFAGAVDTYSIEALMQDGKALQAGTSHFLGQNFAKAFDVRFANKEGVQDYVWATSWGVSTRLMGALIMSHSDDAGLVIPPKLAPLQVVIVPIYKGEEQLSSISAAVNEQILPALKEQGISVRFDNADTKKPGWKFAEYELKGIPVRLAIGPRDLENGTVEVARRDTKSKETIAMAELGEHIPQLLEDIQNNLFDRAKKFMDENTRTADSYDEFKDILDTKGGLVYAHWDGTAETEQKIKEETKATIRNIPLDNPLEAGTCIYSGKPSEQRVLFAKSY from the coding sequence ATGGCTAAAGGACTTACGAGCAGAGCAGAGAATTACTCGGATTGGTACAATGAATTGGTAGTAAAGGCCGACCTGGCCGAACACTCCGATGTACGTGGATGCATGGTCATCAAACCCCATGGTTATGGGATATGGGAGAAGATGCAACGCACCTTGGATGATATGTTCAAGGCTACAGGTCATCAGAATGCCTATTTCCCGCTATTCATTCCCAAATCCTACCTGAGCAAAGAAGCCGACCATGTGGAAGGATTTGCCAAGGAATGTGCGGTAGTCACCCACTACCGCCTGAAGAATGACCCAGATGGCTCAGGTGTTATCGTGGACCCCGAGGCGCGCTTGGAAGAGGAACTCATCATTCGCCCGACCTCAGAGACCATCATCTGGAATACCTACAAAGGCTGGATCCAATCCTATCGCGACCTCCCCTTGCTGATCAACCAATGGGCCAATGTCGTACGATGGGAGATGCGTACCCGGCTCTTCTTACGTACGGCTGAGTTCCTCTGGCAAGAAGGTCATACAGCTCATGCCACCGCAGAAGAGGCCGTGCAAGAAACTCGGCAGATGCTGGATGTCTATTCTGACTTTGCCGAGAATTACATGGCCGTGCCTGTGATCAAAGGGGTCAAGACCGAAAGCGAGCGATTTGCAGGAGCTGTGGATACCTACTCTATCGAAGCTCTGATGCAGGATGGTAAAGCGCTCCAGGCAGGTACCTCCCACTTTCTCGGACAGAATTTTGCCAAAGCTTTCGATGTGCGTTTTGCCAATAAGGAAGGAGTACAGGATTATGTTTGGGCCACTTCTTGGGGGGTCAGCACCCGCTTGATGGGAGCTTTGATCATGAGTCATTCGGATGATGCCGGACTGGTCATTCCTCCGAAACTCGCACCATTACAGGTCGTGATCGTCCCGATCTACAAGGGAGAGGAACAACTGTCCTCCATCAGCGCTGCCGTCAATGAACAGATCCTTCCTGCCCTCAAGGAGCAAGGGATCAGCGTCCGATTCGATAATGCAGATACCAAGAAACCCGGATGGAAATTTGCAGAATATGAGCTGAAGGGTATCCCTGTGCGATTGGCCATCGGTCCTCGGGATCTGGAGAATGGCACCGTAGAAGTTGCTAGGCGGGATACCAAATCCAAAGAGACCATTGCAATGGCCGAGCTCGGTGAGCACATTCCTCAACTCCTAGAGGACATACAGAATAACCTCTTCGACCGAGCCAAGAAATTCATGGACGAGAATACTCGTACTGCAGATTCCTATGATGAGTTCAAGGATATCTTAGATACAAAAGGCGGATTGGTCTATGCCCATTGGGACGGAACCGCAGAGACCGAGCAGAAGATCAAAGAGGAGACCAAGGCCACCATCCGCAACATCCCATTGGATAATCCTTTAGAAGCAGGGACTTGTATCTACTCTGGAAAACCATCAGAACAGCGAGTCTTGTTTGCCAAATCCTATTGA
- a CDS encoding arginine--tRNA ligase: MDVAKELDQEVRSYLDGSAGEQSWNIQWQKTRKDFKGEMTLVTFPLTKALKKSPEQIGEDIGQHLKESSDIVADYNVVKGFLNLELSHAFWVARLKDMHDQERYGMAEPDSKDLLMVEYSSPNTNKPLHLGHLRNNFLGWSVSEILKAHGHPVKKVQIINDRGIHICKSMYSWSVSEDKLTPESSGIKGDLLVGKYYVDFDKKYKAELASLVEEGMSEEEAKKQAPSMLAVRELLRQWEEKDPETRALWNRMNEWVYTGWKATYDRMGVSFDKNYYESETYLLGRKVVLEGVEKGIFSQDPDGSIWVDLTDEGLDRKILQRSDGTTVYMTQDIGTAIMRFEENPGLAAQIYTVGNEQEYHFKVLFLILDKLGYSWAKNCHHLSYGMVELPQGKMKTREGTVVDADDLMEEMVETARATTEELGKLDGIDEDESQDLFESIGLGALKYFLLKVDPRKRMMFNPEESIDFTGNTAPFIQYTHARIKSILRRYKGQAAVETGHPLHEKERDIIVVLNGYPSIIEEAAEQYSPALIANYIYDLVKTFNHYYQSVPILSDDDAPSVVQTRIAILETVARVISSGMRLLGVRVPEQM, from the coding sequence ATGGATGTAGCAAAGGAATTGGACCAAGAAGTCCGGTCTTATCTCGATGGATCAGCTGGTGAGCAATCATGGAATATTCAGTGGCAGAAGACCCGCAAGGATTTCAAGGGTGAGATGACCCTGGTCACCTTCCCCCTCACCAAAGCCCTGAAGAAATCCCCCGAACAGATAGGGGAAGACATCGGTCAGCACCTGAAGGAATCGAGCGATATCGTAGCGGATTATAATGTGGTCAAGGGTTTCCTCAATCTGGAACTGAGTCATGCTTTCTGGGTCGCCCGATTGAAAGACATGCACGATCAGGAGCGATATGGAATGGCCGAGCCGGATTCCAAAGATCTGCTCATGGTGGAGTACTCCTCACCCAACACCAACAAACCTCTCCATCTCGGACATCTGAGAAATAATTTCTTGGGCTGGTCGGTATCAGAGATCCTCAAAGCACATGGTCATCCCGTCAAGAAAGTGCAGATCATCAACGATCGAGGTATACACATCTGCAAATCGATGTATAGTTGGTCAGTGAGTGAGGACAAGCTCACTCCGGAGAGCAGCGGGATAAAAGGCGACCTCCTGGTCGGCAAATACTACGTGGATTTCGATAAGAAGTATAAGGCTGAGCTAGCCTCTTTGGTAGAAGAAGGAATGAGTGAAGAGGAGGCCAAAAAGCAAGCTCCAAGTATGCTGGCCGTCCGAGAGCTATTGCGCCAATGGGAGGAGAAAGATCCTGAGACGCGCGCATTGTGGAATAGGATGAATGAATGGGTCTATACCGGATGGAAAGCCACCTATGATCGCATGGGTGTCTCATTCGATAAGAACTACTATGAATCGGAGACCTACCTGTTGGGCCGCAAGGTCGTATTAGAAGGAGTTGAGAAAGGCATCTTCAGCCAAGACCCCGATGGGTCCATATGGGTAGACCTCACCGATGAAGGACTCGACCGCAAGATCCTTCAACGATCGGACGGCACGACTGTATATATGACGCAGGATATCGGTACGGCCATCATGCGATTTGAAGAAAATCCCGGGCTTGCCGCTCAGATATATACTGTAGGAAACGAGCAGGAGTACCATTTCAAAGTCCTATTCCTCATTCTGGATAAGCTAGGATATTCTTGGGCCAAGAACTGTCACCACCTGAGCTATGGGATGGTAGAGCTCCCGCAAGGCAAGATGAAGACCCGTGAGGGCACCGTAGTAGATGCCGATGACCTGATGGAAGAGATGGTAGAGACGGCACGGGCCACTACAGAAGAACTAGGCAAATTGGATGGAATCGATGAAGATGAAAGCCAGGATCTCTTCGAATCGATAGGTCTGGGTGCATTGAAGTACTTCCTGTTGAAGGTGGATCCCCGTAAACGGATGATGTTCAACCCTGAAGAATCCATCGATTTCACGGGCAATACTGCTCCGTTCATCCAGTACACCCATGCCCGCATCAAGAGTATTCTAAGACGTTACAAGGGTCAGGCTGCGGTAGAGACCGGTCATCCCTTACATGAAAAAGAGCGGGATATCATCGTTGTGTTGAATGGATATCCCTCGATCATTGAAGAGGCAGCCGAACAATACAGCCCTGCTCTGATCGCAAACTATATCTACGATCTGGTCAAGACCTTCAATCACTACTACCAAAGCGTCCCTATCCTATCCGATGACGATGCTCCATCAGTGGTGCAAACACGGATAGCGATACTGGAAACCGTAGCCAGAGTCATATCGAGCGGAATGCGCCTATTAGGAGTGAGGGTACCTGAGCAGATGTGA
- a CDS encoding amidinotransferase, translated as MKQYTDHILMVSPVAFRYNEQTAENNFYQQKSGRHSADEIQAKARSEFEGFVEELRAHGVEVTVVQDTSHKDTPDSIFPNNWVSFHRSGTVVLYPMFAENRRTERRIEILDHLKDKGLRIDQVVDMSEAENEGRFLEGTGSVVLDRENRIAYAAISERTDEQLLYDFCREMDYRPCLFHANQTVGDERLPIYHTNVMMCVADRFVVICLDSIDDLEERHEVIETIEDSNKEIIEITEEQVEQFAGNMLQVEGKNGALLVMSSAAYHSLDSEQLDRLQKYNDILHSPLDTIEACGGGSARCMMAEVFLPKKD; from the coding sequence ATGAAACAGTATACCGACCACATACTCATGGTCTCTCCTGTGGCCTTCCGATACAACGAACAGACTGCAGAGAATAATTTCTACCAGCAGAAGTCAGGTCGTCATAGTGCCGATGAGATACAGGCCAAGGCCAGAAGTGAGTTCGAAGGTTTTGTAGAGGAACTGAGGGCACATGGTGTGGAGGTCACTGTGGTACAGGACACCTCCCATAAAGACACTCCCGATAGCATTTTTCCCAATAATTGGGTCTCATTCCATCGTTCTGGAACAGTGGTACTGTATCCCATGTTTGCTGAGAACCGCAGGACAGAAAGAAGGATTGAGATACTGGATCACCTCAAGGATAAAGGACTGCGTATAGACCAAGTGGTGGATATGTCAGAAGCTGAGAATGAAGGCCGCTTCCTAGAAGGCACCGGCAGTGTGGTGCTGGACCGTGAGAACAGGATAGCCTATGCCGCCATATCCGAACGGACAGACGAGCAATTGCTCTACGATTTCTGCAGAGAAATGGACTACCGCCCTTGTCTATTCCACGCAAACCAGACGGTAGGTGACGAAAGACTTCCCATCTATCACACCAATGTGATGATGTGTGTAGCCGATCGCTTCGTAGTGATCTGTCTGGATAGCATCGATGATCTGGAAGAACGTCATGAGGTGATAGAGACCATCGAGGACAGTAACAAGGAGATCATCGAGATCACTGAGGAGCAGGTCGAACAATTTGCCGGGAACATGCTTCAGGTAGAAGGTAAGAATGGCGCTCTTCTGGTCATGTCCAGTGCCGCCTATCACAGTCTGGACTCCGAGCAATTAGACCGACTTCAGAAATACAATGACATCCTGCACAGCCCGCTCGATACCATCGAAGCCTGTGGAGGAGGCAGTGCACGCTGTATGATGGCAGAGGTATTCCTACCTAAAAAGGATTGA
- a CDS encoding amidinotransferase, whose amino-acid sequence MIPHIYSETGRLKKVVLGSAALMGSTPTLEECYDAKSYESVQLGIYPQQSDVREEMTQFRDVLESHGVEVFRPTELDELNQVFARDICMAIGDRFIIPNIIEDRAEEVNGIQHVISQIHEDHIIELEEGVYVEGGDVMPWKGYLFVGYSPEDEFNKYKTARTNEKALNRLRSLFPSMKVRGFQLHKHDTDPREGVLHLDCCFQPIGTDQAIIYRGGFKHEADLDFLEHVFGNENLIDVDREEFYYMFPNVFSISTEVIVSNSSFTRLNSELRERGFMVEEIKYDEVSKMGGLLRCSTMPLIRLDQDK is encoded by the coding sequence ATCATTCCCCATATCTATAGTGAAACTGGACGACTCAAGAAGGTCGTCCTAGGCAGTGCCGCGCTTATGGGTAGTACTCCTACATTGGAGGAGTGCTATGATGCCAAATCCTATGAAAGTGTACAACTCGGAATCTATCCTCAGCAGTCGGATGTACGCGAGGAGATGACTCAGTTCAGGGATGTACTGGAGTCACATGGCGTAGAGGTCTTCCGACCGACCGAGTTGGATGAACTCAACCAAGTTTTCGCACGTGATATCTGTATGGCTATCGGGGATCGGTTCATCATTCCCAATATCATCGAAGACCGGGCCGAGGAAGTGAATGGCATACAACATGTCATCTCGCAGATCCATGAAGACCATATCATTGAATTAGAAGAGGGCGTATATGTAGAAGGAGGCGATGTTATGCCTTGGAAAGGCTATCTATTCGTAGGCTATAGCCCTGAGGATGAGTTCAATAAGTACAAGACCGCTCGCACCAATGAAAAAGCGCTGAACCGACTCCGATCCTTATTTCCCTCCATGAAAGTGAGGGGCTTCCAATTGCACAAACACGATACCGATCCCCGGGAGGGAGTTCTCCACTTGGATTGCTGTTTCCAACCGATAGGTACAGACCAGGCCATCATCTATCGAGGTGGATTCAAGCACGAGGCCGATCTGGACTTTCTGGAGCATGTATTCGGCAATGAGAATCTGATAGATGTCGATCGGGAAGAGTTCTACTACATGTTCCCCAATGTCTTCTCCATCTCCACCGAAGTGATCGTCTCGAATTCGTCCTTCACTCGCTTGAATTCCGAACTGAGAGAGCGAGGATTCATGGTAGAGGAAATCAAGTATGACGAAGTCTCGAAGATGGGCGGGCTACTGCGATGCAGTACCATGCCTTTGATACGTTTAGATCAGGACAAATGA
- a CDS encoding DNA translocase FtsK: MSKGQSKRTPRKGKKKNKKKLDLSTARLTQWMSSRRTRRVFGLFLCLTALLVTIAYCSYLFTWQEDQSFLMGSVNDLLGDKTIKVKNLLGKFGAIISHASFYNGFGIASFIFPFILVLFGVKAISKKYFLPLWQTLGIASFTLIWSALFFGVFFSSTVHLGGRVGYEATLWSESIFGGVGTVAILAFSLLSFILVVFNPGFAWVDSSMAWLQDKWRLQMAGVSDVESVSDDTLETIVDRPSESIPMPVSEKDIEIEDEILANILSDDDDEEPTLSQELTPEVPQSEKKDSNANEDDFSIEVEVAKEEQVLSEKELNAKTKEFGEYDPTLDLSSFKAPGIDLLIDYGGNELSVSKEELEENKNRIVETLGNYKIGISKIKATIGPTVTLYEIVPEAGVRISKIKNLEDDIALSLAALGIRIIAPIPGKGTIGIEVPNSNPDTVSMRTVIASDKFQNSEMALPIALGKTISNETFVTDLAKMPHLLMAGATGQGKSVGLNAILVSLLYKKHPSQIKFVLVDPKKVELTLFNKIERHYLAKLPGDDSEAIITDTSKVVTTLNSLCVEMDQRYDLLKDAQVRNIKEYNAKFIKRKLNPENGHRYLPYIVLVVDEFADLIMTAGKEVENPIARLAQLARAIGIHLIIATQRPSVNIITGTIKANFPARIAFRVTSKIDSRTILDAGGADQLIGRGDMLLNSGSEVIRLQCAFVDTPEVEQICEFIGNQRGYPEAFILPEYIDENASEVGGLDASDRDELFEDAARVIVSHQQGSTSLIQRKLKLGYNRAGRLIDQLEAAGIVGPFKGSKAREVLIPDEYTLEQFLNSEASVDQNLENL; encoded by the coding sequence ATGTCGAAGGGCCAGTCCAAGCGAACACCACGAAAAGGGAAAAAGAAGAATAAGAAGAAGCTCGATCTGAGCACTGCGCGTTTGACCCAGTGGATGAGCAGTAGACGTACCAGACGTGTATTCGGATTATTCCTTTGTCTCACCGCACTGCTGGTCACCATCGCATACTGTTCCTATCTCTTCACCTGGCAGGAAGATCAATCTTTCCTCATGGGAAGCGTCAATGATCTGCTAGGGGATAAGACCATCAAGGTCAAGAACCTGCTCGGGAAATTCGGAGCCATCATCTCCCATGCGAGTTTCTACAATGGTTTCGGTATAGCCTCCTTCATCTTTCCCTTCATATTGGTCCTTTTCGGTGTGAAGGCCATTTCCAAGAAATACTTCCTACCCCTATGGCAGACCCTAGGGATCGCTTCGTTCACCTTGATCTGGTCCGCATTGTTCTTCGGGGTTTTCTTCAGTTCTACCGTGCATCTGGGTGGCCGGGTAGGCTACGAGGCCACGCTTTGGTCTGAAAGCATCTTCGGTGGGGTAGGAACGGTAGCGATTCTGGCATTCAGCCTTCTCTCGTTCATCCTGGTGGTGTTCAATCCGGGCTTTGCCTGGGTGGATAGTTCGATGGCCTGGCTCCAAGACAAATGGCGCTTGCAGATGGCAGGGGTCTCAGATGTAGAGAGTGTAAGTGATGATACTCTGGAGACCATAGTCGATCGGCCTTCAGAATCCATTCCTATGCCGGTCTCTGAAAAGGATATCGAAATAGAGGATGAGATTCTGGCCAATATCCTCTCTGATGATGATGACGAAGAACCCACACTCAGCCAAGAACTCACTCCAGAAGTACCTCAGTCAGAAAAGAAGGACTCCAATGCCAATGAGGATGATTTCTCGATAGAGGTAGAAGTGGCCAAAGAAGAGCAGGTACTTTCCGAGAAAGAACTGAACGCCAAGACCAAGGAATTCGGTGAGTATGACCCCACCTTGGATCTATCCTCCTTCAAAGCACCAGGCATCGACCTATTGATCGACTATGGTGGAAATGAACTCAGCGTGAGCAAGGAGGAGCTCGAAGAGAACAAGAACCGGATAGTCGAGACGCTGGGGAATTACAAGATCGGAATCTCCAAGATCAAAGCGACCATAGGGCCGACTGTTACCCTCTATGAGATCGTGCCTGAGGCAGGAGTGCGTATCTCCAAGATCAAGAATCTGGAAGATGATATCGCACTCAGTCTGGCGGCTTTGGGCATACGGATCATCGCTCCTATCCCTGGTAAAGGGACCATCGGGATCGAAGTGCCTAATTCCAATCCCGACACGGTCTCCATGCGCACCGTGATCGCTTCTGACAAGTTCCAGAATTCTGAAATGGCCCTACCTATCGCACTGGGGAAGACCATCAGCAACGAGACCTTCGTCACCGATCTGGCCAAGATGCCTCACCTACTGATGGCCGGGGCTACCGGACAGGGTAAATCCGTAGGCTTGAATGCTATTCTCGTTTCTCTGCTTTACAAGAAACACCCTTCTCAGATCAAGTTCGTCCTGGTGGACCCTAAAAAGGTGGAGCTGACCTTGTTCAATAAGATCGAGCGCCACTACCTGGCCAAGCTACCTGGGGATGACTCTGAGGCCATTATCACGGATACCAGCAAGGTGGTGACTACTCTCAACAGCCTCTGCGTGGAGATGGATCAACGCTATGACCTGCTCAAGGACGCCCAAGTGCGTAATATCAAAGAGTACAACGCCAAGTTCATCAAGCGGAAGCTCAACCCGGAGAATGGACACCGCTACCTCCCTTATATCGTGCTGGTGGTAGACGAATTTGCCGATCTGATCATGACGGCCGGCAAAGAAGTGGAGAATCCCATCGCCCGACTGGCCCAGCTCGCCCGAGCCATCGGAATACACTTGATCATAGCGACCCAACGTCCTTCGGTCAATATCATCACCGGTACCATCAAAGCTAATTTCCCAGCACGTATCGCATTCCGAGTTACCTCTAAGATCGATTCACGAACCATTCTCGATGCTGGTGGGGCCGATCAGTTGATCGGACGTGGGGATATGCTCCTCAATAGTGGTTCTGAGGTGATCAGACTCCAATGTGCCTTCGTTGACACGCCTGAAGTGGAACAGATCTGCGAGTTCATCGGCAATCAACGTGGCTATCCAGAAGCCTTCATCCTACCGGAATATATCGATGAAAATGCCTCTGAAGTAGGAGGCCTGGATGCAAGCGACCGGGATGAACTCTTCGAAGATGCCGCACGGGTCATCGTGAGTCATCAGCAGGGAAGTACCTCACTCATCCAGCGTAAGTTGAAACTCGGATATAACCGGGCGGGCAGATTGATCGATCAGCTCGAAGCGGCAGGTATCGTAGGTCCATTCAAAGGGTCCAAGGCCAGAGAGGTGCTCATCCCCGATGAATATACTTTGGAACAGTTCTTGAACAGTGAGGCTTCAGTGGATCAAAACCTCGAGAATCTATGA
- a CDS encoding outer membrane lipoprotein carrier protein LolA — protein MKFKTIPFLIAILSLTLFSGNALHAQDEKAEAILSKLSEKMKQFESVSATFSSKMIDKQADMEVDQSGSIKVSGDNYKLQLGDIMVICDGENVWTYSKKSNEVMIDLAEDIYDEEGIEPAELFTIWETGFKSQHAGEETVNGTDCEIVKLFPNEPQEKVFHTIKIYIDPEALEMKRAMILGKEGNDTVYNITSFDTGYIQSTEFKFDRSAFPGVEVIDNR, from the coding sequence ATGAAATTCAAGACAATACCTTTCCTGATAGCCATTCTTTCACTGACCCTTTTCAGTGGCAATGCACTCCATGCTCAAGATGAGAAGGCCGAAGCCATCCTTAGTAAGTTGAGCGAGAAGATGAAGCAGTTTGAGAGTGTATCGGCCACCTTCAGCTCCAAGATGATCGACAAGCAGGCCGATATGGAAGTGGATCAGAGTGGGAGCATCAAAGTCTCCGGGGATAATTATAAGCTCCAGTTAGGTGATATCATGGTGATATGTGATGGAGAGAACGTATGGACCTACTCCAAGAAGAGCAATGAGGTAATGATCGATCTGGCCGAGGATATCTACGATGAAGAAGGAATAGAGCCGGCAGAACTATTCACTATCTGGGAGACCGGCTTCAAGTCGCAGCATGCGGGTGAAGAAACCGTGAATGGAACAGATTGTGAGATCGTCAAGCTCTTTCCCAATGAGCCTCAAGAGAAGGTATTCCACACCATCAAGATCTACATCGATCCAGAAGCACTGGAGATGAAACGTGCCATGATCCTAGGTAAGGAAGGGAATGATACGGTCTACAATATCACTTCCTTCGATACGGGCTATATCCAAAGCACGGAATTCAAGTTCGACCGATCGGCCTTTCCAGGCGTAGAAGTCATAGATAATCGATGA
- a CDS encoding DUF1573 domain-containing protein: MKNTLMLLAAVLLLGFTAQAQTEVANGPVISVDKDVHDYGELEKGGDPYCEFTITNKGNEPLIISNAKGSCGCTVPEWSKEPILPGESTVMKVKYDTKRVGPINKSVTVTSNASNEPTKVLRIRGKVLAPVEGSAPVKETPAGAPVVK, from the coding sequence ATGAAGAATACATTGATGTTATTGGCTGCGGTACTCCTACTAGGATTCACTGCACAAGCCCAGACGGAAGTGGCCAATGGCCCAGTGATCTCAGTAGATAAGGATGTACACGACTACGGTGAGTTGGAGAAAGGCGGTGATCCATACTGCGAATTCACCATCACCAACAAAGGAAATGAGCCTTTGATCATCTCCAATGCCAAAGGATCATGTGGATGTACTGTTCCTGAGTGGTCAAAAGAGCCGATTCTTCCAGGAGAAAGCACGGTCATGAAAGTGAAATACGACACCAAGCGTGTCGGTCCTATCAACAAGAGTGTCACCGTGACGTCCAACGCCTCCAACGAGCCTACCAAGGTCCTTCGTATCAGAGGTAAGGTACTGGCGCCTGTAGAAGGTTCTGCTCCTGTCAAGGAGACACCTGCCGGTGCTCCTGTGGTGAAGTAA